The following is a genomic window from Citrifermentans bemidjiense Bem.
GAGCATCCTCTTGATGTTCTGCTGCCGGAGCGCCGCCAGGTTTCCTACCACCATCGAGAGGAGCGACAGCAGCACAAGCGGGATGCGCAATTCCGGCATCGGGGGGGAGAAGGTGAGCAGCATGAGCAGCAGCGAAGCCGCCGCCACCTTGGAACTGGTGGAAAGAAAGGCTGCGACCGGGGCCGGAGCTCCCTGGTAGACGTCAGGAGTCCAGAGGTGCGCGGGGACCAACGAAAGCTTGAAGGCCATGCCCATGATGACCACGCCCCAACCGGCGGCGACGATGGCGCGGTTATCCGCGTGGGGCACGGCGCCGGCAAGTTCGAGGGTACCGCTGCCGGCGAAGATGAGGGCGAAGCCGAAAGCGGTGAAGGCGGCGGCGACCGCCCCCATGAGGAGGTATTTCAGGCCCGCCTCGCCCGATTCCGCCCGCTGGAGGTCCATGGTGACCAGGATGTAGAAGGCGAAGGAGACCGACTCGATAGCCAGGAAGAGGATCAGGAGGTTCGAGGCGCAGGGGAGCACGCACAAAGCGAACAGTGCGAAGAGGACCGTCGCCGGGTATTCCTCTCCCTTGATGGCGCGGTTTTCGTTGTAGCCGTGGGAGAGGAGCAGCGTCAGGAGTGCCGCCGCGCAAAAAAGCGGGATCAGGAACTGGGCCAGCGGCGTGAAGGTAAGCCCGGCGACGGCAGGCACAGCCGAGGGCGCGGTGAAAATTGCCCAAAGCCCCGCTGCCGCCGCAGTAACCGCCGCGATAGAGCTGGTGGTCCCGCTAAGGAGCAGCGGCCCGCAAAGGAGCACGACCAGCGCCCCCACCCCGGTGATGATGATCGGCATGATGGTATGTAGGTCAGGGATGATCATCTTGGTTCTCCAGAAACAAAAGCACTCACCACAGAGGTACACAGAGGAAAACCTAAAGCACAAAACGTTGAATTCCATCCTTCAGGTGAGGGACATTGAAGTTAATAAGCAGCCCAGGTCCTTCCCACTCAATTTCAGGTACGTCAGCAATTGTGCTGTATGAATGGGTTGTAGGAAATCAACCGACTTCAGTTCGACCACCACTTTGTTCTCGACAAGGAGATCCATCCGGTAGCCTACGTCTATTTTCAAACCGTCGTACCGTACTGGCAGAATAATTTGTGAAGATGCAGCCATTTTTCTTTTGTGCAATTCGTACAGTAAACACGCCTCGTATGCACTTTCCAGAAGTCCAGGACCCAAGGCAGTATGAACCTTCATGGCGGCATCAATGATATGACCGGTGACAAGATTTGGATCCATGAGGTTTTTCCTCTGTGGTTCCTCTGTGTTCCTCTGTGGTGAGTGCCTTTACTTGACCAGCAACGCGATCGGCCCTTTAAACAGTTCCAGCACGGGGCTGGGATGAACGCCCAGGTACACGGCTACCAGCGCGAGGATGGCCAGGACGCCGGCTTCTCTCATGGTCAGATCCTTCAACTCTAGCGGCTTCCTCTCCCTGACGAACAACACCTCCTGCACCAGCCTCACCGTGTAGATCAGCGTCAGCACGATACCCAGAAACGCGCCCAGGGCGGCTGCGGGCGCAACCTTGAACGCCCCCACCAGCACCAAGAACTCACCGACGAAGTTGTTCAACCCTGGCAGCCCGGCGGAGGCCATGCAGAAGAACAGGAAAAAGAACGACAGCGCCGGGACCTTTTCCCAGATGCCGCCGTAGGCGGGGAGATCCCTGCTGCCGGCACGCTCGTCCAGCATTCCCACCACAACGAAGAGGGCCCCGGTGGTGACGGCGTGGTTCACCATCTGCAAAAGCGCTCCGGACAGGGCTAGCGGGCTCCAGGCGGCTATCCCCAGGGCGATGAAACCCATGTGGCTGAGGCTGGAGTACGCCACCAGCCGCTTCATGTCCTTTTGGGCGAAGGCAATCCAGGCGCCATAGCTGATCACGAAGACGGCGGCCAGGTAGAGGACGGGGGTGAAGGCGCGGGCGGCTTCGGGAAAAAGCGGATAGGCGAAACGGATCAGGCCGTAGGCGCCGGTCTTGGAAAGCAGGCTGGCGAGGATCAGGGTCCCGGCGATGGGGGCATCGGCGTAGGCGTCGGGCTGCCAGCTGTGCAGCGGGAAAAGCGGGATCTTCACCGCGAAGGCCACCAGGAACCCGGCAAAAAGCCAGAGGGCAAGGCCATAGGGGACGCTGGTCTGCACCAAAGCGGGGAGGGCGAAGGTGTAGCTCCCTGTCTGCGCGCCGTGCATCAGGTAGAGCGTGATGATGGAGACCAGCATGAGCAGGGAACCGACGAAGGTATAGAGAAAGAACTTGATGGCCGAATAAACCGGTCGCCCATCACCCCAGACGCCGGAGAGGAACACGATGGGGATCAGCATCGCCTCGAAGAAAAGGTAGAAAAGAAACAGGTCGAGGCTGAGGAATACGCCCTGGATGCTGCACTGCAGGGCGAGCAGCAGGGCATAGTAAACAGGCGCCCGCTCCTTGATCTGTTTCCATGAGATGAGGACGGCGACGACGGTAATGAACGAGGTCAGGAGCACCATGATCTGGCTGATGCCATCCATGCCGAGGGTGTAACGGATGCCGAAACGCTCGATCCAGGGGAGGTCCTCGAACAGGAAGAAGCCCTTGGGCGCACTAGGGTAGGTAGCGGACAGCGAGGTGCCGAGAAGCGGGAAAGCCGCGAGGGCCAGCTCCACCAGGGCCACTGCCAGGGCGAAACCCCGCGCCAGCGCCTGCGCAGGGCGCAACGCCACAAGGAGCAGCGACGCGGCAAGCGGCAGAAAGACCAGCACGGAAAGTATCGGGAAGTCAGGTGTCATCGCAGGTGTCCCGTGTTAGATGAAAATCCAGGCGAGGTAGCCGATCATGAAAGCGACCCCGGCGGCGAAACTAAGCAGATAAATCGAGACGCGGCCGGTGCTCCAGCGCCCAAGCCAGGTGCCGGTCCAGCCAACCCCGCCCGCCAGCCGGTCCAGCGAGTCGTCTATCATCCTTTCGTCTACCTTTTGCCAGAGAACCCTGGCTGCCGCCTGGTAAGGGCGGACCAGGAGCATGTCGTACAAGGCGTCGAAGTACCATCCCTTCAAAAGGAACGCGAAGAGCGGGGACTCGTCCCCTGCCTCCTCGATCCGTTGCTCCCGTCCCCGGCCGTACCTTACGTGCGCGGCCACAAGCCCAGCCAGGGCCAGCGCACCTGCTATCGCCTGCAGCGCCATTTCCTCATTGCCCGGACCCTCGACCATTTTCCCTCCCGGGACCCCGGCGAACAGGCTGCCCAGGAACCCTTCGCCCAAGTAGGCGGGAAGGTCAAGCATGCCGCCGAAGAGGGCCAAGAGCGCCAGCGGGATCAAGACTGCCTGCATGGTCTTCAGCCCGCCTGTCTCATGAGCGGCATGGGAGGAGCCGCCGAAGACGAGGTAGACCATGCGGAAGGTGTAGTAGGCGGTGATGAGCGCGGTGAGGAGCGCGAACAGGTACAGGGACTGGTACAAGAGCCCCCCCTTGTGCCAGACGGCCAAGAGGATGCTGTCCTTGCTGAAGAACCCGCCGGTCAGGGGTAGCCCGGCCAGGCAGGCGGCTCCGGCGAGGAAGCTCCAGAAGGTGACCGGGAGGGTGCGCCGCAGGCCCCCCATCTTGAAGATGTCCTGCTCGTGGTGCATGGCGGTTATGACGCAGCCAGCGCCGAGGAACAGGAGCGCCTTGAAGAAGGCGTGCACGAGCAGGTGGAAGGTTGCGGCGGTGACGGCGCCCGCGCCGACCCCGAGCATCATGTAGCCGATCTGGCTGATGGTGGAAAAGGCCAGCACGCGCTTCAGGTCGCGCTGCGCCAGGGCGCAGGTGGCCCCGTAAAAAGCGGTGACGCCGCCGGTGACGGCGATGGCGGCCATGGCCGTCGGGGACGAACCGATCAGCGGCAGCATGCGCGCCAGCAGGTAGACGCCGGCCGTCACCATGGTCGCCGCGTGGATCATAGCCGAGACCGGCGTGGGGCCGGCCATGGCGTCGGGGAGCCAGACCATGAGCGGGACCTGGGCCGATTTACCCATCGCGGCGATCAGGAAGAGGATGCCGAGGGCGGTGATGATCGAGCCGGGCATGAGAAAGCCCATGCCGTTTAGTTGCGTGATCGAGAGGGTGCCGAAGAGCTGGAACAGCCAGGCCAGGGCGACCATGAGCGCCGTATCCCCGATCCGGGTGGTGATGAACGCCTTCCTGCCGGCGTCGGCGTTGTCCTTGTCCCGGTACCAGAAGCCGATGAGGAGGTACGAGCAGAACCCGACCCCTTCCCAGCCGAGGTAGAGAAGCGGCAGGCTTTCTGCCAGGACCAGGGCGAGCATGGCGAAGACGAAGAGGTTCAATAAGGCGAAGTAGCGCGCGTAGTCCTCGTCGCCTCGCATGTAAAAGACCGAGTAGATGTGGATCAGGCCGCAGACAAAGCCGACCATCAGGGAAAGCGAGAGCGAAAGAGGATCGAGGTAGAGCGAGACCGGGATCTGGAGGTCCGATGAAGCGAACCATCGCGCGATAATGACCGTTTGCGGCGCGCCATAGGCTGCGGCCGCCAGCGCCGCGCAGGCGAAGCTCCCCCACACCGTCGCGCAGGCGAGTACCTCCACCAGCACGCGCGGCAGTTTCCGTCCCGCCAGGGCGCAGACGACAGAGCCGAAGAGCGGGAATAAAAGCATGAGGGATAGGTAGGTTTGCATCGATACTCCTTGTTCTTAGCCTTTCAGTTCCCCCTCCCCTCGCGGGAGGGGGAGGTGAAAAACCTCCGTGGACCTCCGAGACCTCTGTGTTCCGCCTTCAGGTCTTTCGGTTCCAGGTTTTCCCCTGTGGTTCCTCTGTGTACCTCTGTGGTGAGTGCCTTTCCTACCCTTTCATCGAGCTGAAGTCGTCGGTATCCACCGACTGCTTGCGCCGGTGCAGGTAGGCCACCATGGCCAGCGCCAGCGACACCTCCGCCGAAGTGAGCGCCATGATCATCAGCGAGAAGACCTGCCCCTCCGCGATCCCCCAGTGGGCGGATCCTCCGACGAAGGTGAGCATCACGGCGTTCAGCATGATCTCGATGCCGATGAGCATCATAATCACGTTGGCGCGCCAAGCCACGACGCAGGCAAGCCCCATGGCGAACAGGATCGAGGCGAGGATCAACACTTCGTACAGCGGTATTGTCATCTGCGCCTCCCGAGGTAAAGGGCGCCGACCAGCGCGAAGAGGAGCTGCATGGAAACCAGCTCGATGGCGACGCCGTACCGGGTGAAGAGTACCTGGGAAAATTGGCGTACCGTCTGCGCCCCGGCCCCCGGTACCGGCGGCGCCTGCCCGGTGACGAGCACCGTCAGCGACGCGACCACGACCAAGACCAGGACCAGCGCCGGCCACCAGTCGGAAAACGCCGGCTTCGCGAGCTTCTCGGGGGAGGCTACTTCGACCATCATGATGACGAACAGGAAAAGCACCATGATGGCGCCAGCATAGATGATGACCTCCAGTGCGGCGACGAAGGGGGCGCCCAGAAGGTAGAAGATGAGCGCCAGGGCGAAGAACGAAGTCACCAGGTAGACGATGGCGCGTACCGCCTGCCGCGCCGTGATGGCGCAGAGCGTCCCTATCACGGTGACGGCTGCAAGTATGTAGAAGATGGTCCGTTCCATTTCGCTCCGGTGGTATTTCTCTTACGGCAGCAGGCTGCGCGGGTCGGCAGGTTCCTGCTCGCTGGGGGAGCTCCCCCGCGGCTGCACCACGCCGATTCCCGCATGCCGGTAATAGTTGTATTCGGGATCCTTCCCGGTGCCGTCGATGAGGAGGTCCTCCTTCTCGTACACCATGTCCATGACCTGCCGCTTGCAGCGGAACATCTCGGGCGACATCTGGATGGCAAGGGTCGGGCACGCCTCGGCGCACATGCCGCACAGGATGCAGCGGGAGAAGTTGATGCGGAACCAGGCGGCGTAGCGGCGGCCGTTCTCCCCTTCGGCAGCGGCCATGGAGATGCAGTCCACGGGGCAGGCGCCGGAGCAGAGGTAGCAGGCGACGCAGCGCTCGGCGCCGTCGGGGTCCCGGGTGAGCACGATGCTGCCGCGGAAACGGGGGGGCATCGGCCTTTGCTCCTCGGGGAACTGCACGGTTACGGGCTTCCGCCAGATATGGCTGAAGGTGATGGAAAGGCCGGTCAAGATCTCTTTTATGTCGGTCAGAATGGGCATCTTTTCCTGTTTGCGGCACGGGCGCCGCTTGGGGAGATCGATTTCAGCCGCCCCGGAGGAACCTGGCATCTGCCGGGAGGGCCGGAGGCCCGGCAGACAGCCTGGGCTGTCTGCCGGAAGAGGGCGGTTAGTTGGGCCGTAGCGATTTCAGCAGTACGTCTAGGGTTTGCTTGTGGCAGTTGTTCTCGGCATAAACGAGGGCCGTGCTCCCGCTGTAGGACATGGCCAGCGGGTCCGCGCCGCTAGTCACAAGGAGCTGGGTGGTCACGGTGCAGCCGTAGTTGGCGGCCAGCATCAGCGGCGTGTGGCCGTCCCGGTCCCGCGCGTCGACTTCCGCGCCTTTGCTCAACAACAATCTGACTACCTCGGCGCTGCCGTGTGCCGCGGCGAAATGCAGCGCCGTCTTTCCTTTGCCGCTTCTCGTGGACAGATTCGCTCCTCGTTCCAGCAGGTCGTTGACTTTCGTGACGTTACCGGCTTTTGCGGCATCCATAAGCGCGGTGTGGCCGTTTCTGTCCACGGCGTCAACCTGTGCCCTGAACCCTGCCCCCAACTCGACTTCCACGGTTGTTGTCATCGCAGTTCCTCCTTTGGTGAGAATACATTGCCCGGTACAACGCCCCCTATCGTAAAGCCAGCCACCACCCGGTGGCCAGAATGTTGAGAAGAGCAAGCGGTGTCAGGAACTTCCAGCCCAGGTGCATGAGCTGGTCGTAGCGAAGACGAGGAAGGGTTCCCCTGACCCAGATGAAGACGAAAGCGAAAAGTCCGACCTTGATGAAGAACCACAGGATCGGCGGCAAAAGCGGTCCGCGCCACCCCCCCAGGAAAAAGAGGGAAGCGAGCGCGCTGAGCGAGATGATGTTGATGTATTCGCCCACGAAGAAAAGGCCGAAGCGCATCCCTGAGTACTCGGTATGGAACCCGGCTACCAGTTCCCCTTCCGCCTCGGGGAGGTCGAACGGGATCCTGCGGCACTCGGCCAGGATGCTGACCAGGAAGATCGCGAAGGCGAGAGGCTGGTACACGATGAAAGGCATCTGCGCCTGGGCGTTGACGATGTCCGAGAGCCTGAGCGACTTGGCCAGCATCACCACGGGAACCAGCGAAAGCCCCATGGAGAGCTCGTAGGAGATCAGCTGGGAGAGCCCCCGGATGCTCCCCAGGAGCGCGTACTTCGAGTTGGACGCCCACCCGCCCAGCGCGACGCCGTAGACGGCGATGGATGAAAGGGCGAGAAAGACCAGCACGCCTACGTCCAGGTCGGCGATCTGGAGGTTGACTTCGTGTCCGAAAAGAACGGTCGGCGCCCCCAGCGGGATGATGGCGAAGGTCAGAATGGCGGGAATAGCAGCCATCGCCGGTGCCACGGAAAAGAGGAAGCGGTCCGCCGCCTTGGGGATCATGTCTTCCTTGGTGAGCATCTTGATGACGTCGGCCAGCGGCTGGAGCAGGCCGAAGGGGCCGACGCGGTTCGGGCCGATGCGATCCTGGATCCAGCCGAGGATGCGCCTCTCGGCCAGCACCATGTAGGCGGCGAGCGTGAGGATGATGGCGAAGAGCACGACGATCTTCCCCAGCATAAGCGCTATGTCTAAGGCGTCCCAGGTCGTCATGATAATTCCTGTGCGGAGACGAGATCGTAAATACGCACCCCTTCCCCCTCGGGATCAAGGTCTCTCAGTTTGCCCCATGTACCCGTGAGCGGCTCGTTGACGGGTTCGCCCCCCAGTTCCAGCATCAGGTCGGCCATGACCCGCCAGGCCTCCCGTTCAGCTCCTCCGGGGATGTAGTTCCGGTGCACGTGGGGCGGGTGCAGGGCGACCGCCTCGGTCTCGCTTGAGTAGTACTTTGGGTCCAGCCCCTTGAGCGGAAGCCCCGCCGGCCGGCTGCGCAGGAAGCGCTGCGCTCTCCCCTCGTAGTTGATGCTGGTCCCGTTCGACTCGACCCAGGTGGTGGTGGGGAGGAGCACGGAAGCCTTCTCGGTTAAGCCGCCGCGTTTCCAGTCGGCGCAGGCCAGCACCTCCACCCGCTCCAGCAGCCAGGGGGGGAGGTCCGCCTCGAAACAGACCACCGCCTTGATCTGGCCCGACTCGACCAGGTCGGAGAGGGTGGCGCCCTTTCTTTCCAGGCTGACCAGGGCGGCGCCGAAAGCGTTGGGGCCAGGTTGCAGCATCACGAGCCTGGCGCCGCTTGAGGCGAGATAGGAGAGAAGTTCGGGGGACTTCCCACCGGCGCCGCAGATGACCACTCCCTTGGACCCTCCCTCGAAAGGAACCTCGTCGAGCGTCGCAACCTCCTGGTAGCGGAAAGGGAGCTGGCGCTTTTCCCCCTCCCTTGCCCCTCCCACGCGGAATACCTGCGCCCCGGCTAGCGACGCTTTCCGGACCGCGAGCGAGAGCATGGCCCCCTCTTCCATAAGGTCCAGCTCGAAGAGCGCGATGCACTCCGCCTTCTCGATGTCGTGGATGCGGGCAGCGTTCTGCTCGTTCAGGAGCCGGACCGCGGCGAGGCTTCCCTGCGCCGGTGCCGCTTCGGCAAAATATGAAACAGGCGCCCCCACGACCCGCGCCAGTTCGGCGAGCACCAGGCACCCCTCCAGCGAGAGCCGTCCGGAGCCTACGAAGGCGAGGCCTGCCGGGCCGTTTTGCAGGCAGAACTCGGAGATGCGGTTCGCCGCCGCCTCCAGGGCCAAGCGGTATTCCCCCGGGGCGCCGCCGATCTCGGGGTAGCGCGGCCGTTGCGGGCCGTTCAGGTACTCCTTGTCGAAGCGCCCCCGGTCGCAGATGAACCAGCCGTTCACCTGGTCGTTTCTGCGCGCCACGATCTTGATCAGCTCCCGCTGGAAGTTCTGGGGCGAGGTGTTGCAGCCGACCGAGCAGTGCTGGCAGACGGCGGGGGCGAACTCGTAGTCCCAGTAGCGCGCCCGGAAGCGTCCCGTCTTGTCGGTGAAGACCCCGGTCGGGCAGATATCCACCAGGTTCCCGGAGAAGGGGGACTCCAGCGCTCCTTCGGCGAACCTGCCGAAATAGACCCGCCCCGCGCTCCCGGTGACGCCGAAATCGGTGCCGCCGGCGTACTCCTGGTAGAACCTGACGCAGCGGTAGCATTCGATGCAGCGGTTCATCTCGTGGTGGATCCCCTCACCGAGGTACTGGTTCTGGAAGGTCCGCTTCTTGCCCACATACCTGCGGCGGCTGTGACCGCCGGCGATGGTGAAGTCCTGCAAGAGGCACTCCCCCCCCTCGTCGCAGACCGGGCAGTCGTGAGGGTGGTTCAGCATGAGCCATTCGATGACCAGCGAGCGCATCTTGAGCGCTTCGGGATCGGTGGTGGAGACCACCATCCCGTCTTGCGCTGGGAGCGAGCAAGACATCTGGATACCCTTCACCGGCCCGTCCAGAAGCTTCACGGCGCAGAGGCGGCAGGCGGCGGCGATGGCGAGCGCCGGGTGGTAGCAGAAGTGCGGGATGGTGATCCCGACGCTGCGGGCGGCTTCCAGCACGCTGGTTCCCGGCGGGACCTCCACCGGTATGTCATCTATGATCAGCTTCGGCATCTGATAGCTCTACGGTCCTTTCGCCCTATTTCTTCAAGGGACATTTCTTCTTCACGATATGCTCCCGCACCTCGTCCTCGAAGTGCCGCAAAAGCCCGTCCAGCGGCGCCATGGCGCCGGGGGCCAGGGCGCAGAACGAGTAATTCAGGTACTTTATGTGCTCGCGCAGGATGGCGATGTCGTCTTCCTTGCCGTACCCGGTCTCGATCCTGGTCAGAATCTCCCTCACGTAGGGCAGCCCCTCGCGGCACGGGGTACACCAGCCGCACGATTCGCGGGCGAAAAAGGTGATCAGGTTCAGGGTCGCCTCCACCAGACAGTGGTCCTGGTCGAAGACGATGATGCCGCCGGAGCCGAGCCGGGAGCCGACCTTGGCGACGGGGTCGTAATCCATGGGGACCTTCAGGTGCTCCGCGGTGAGAAACTGCGTCGAGGCGCCCCCCGGGATGCAGGCCTTGAACCTCTTTCCCAGGCGCATGCCGCCGCAGGGGCCGTCGATGATGTCGCCTAGCGGTATGCCGATGGGAAGCTCGACGCAGGCGCGGTCCTTCACCGATCCGCTCACGCAGAAGAGCTTGCTGCCCGCCCCCTCTGGGTTCATCGCCAGCCCCTTGAACCAGGCGGCGCCGCGAGCGAGGATCCCCGGTATGTTGGCCAGGGTCTCGACGTTGTTCACCACCGTAGGCCCGGCCCAAAGCCCCTTCACCGCCGGGAAGGGGGGCTTTTGCCGCGGGTTCGGGCGCTTCCCCTCCAGGGCGTTGATGAGCGCCGTCTCCTCGCCGCAGATGTAGCGGCCGGCGGAAAGATGCAGGTCGATGTCGATGGAGTGCTCGCTCCCGAGGATGCGCTCCCCCAGAAACCCTTCCTTTTTTGCCTCGTCGATGGCGCGGGCCAGATTCTCGGCGGCCTGCTCGTACCCCTTGCGGATGAAGATGAAGCCGTGCCTCACTCCTAGCGCGTAACAGGCGAGCGTCATCCCCTCGATCAGGCTGTAGGGGTTATGCTCCAGGAGCACCCGGTCCTTGTAGGTCCCCGGTTCCATCTCGTCGCAGTTGCAGATGATCCAGCGCGGCCCGGGGAGGTCCCGCGGCACGAAGGACCACTTCTTCCCGGTCGGAAAGCCGGCGCCACCCCGCCCGCGCAGGCCGGAGTCGATGACGGTCTGCTGCACCTCGGCCGGCGTCATCCCCGTGATCGCCCTCTTGAGCGCCTCGAAGCCCCCTTCGGAGCGGTACTCCTTGAAGGCGACCGAGCGGTCCCGGCGGTTATGTCGAAAGAGAGGGAGATCCATGTCGTCCTTTTACGCCCGCCGTTCCTTTTCCAGGATCTCGTCCACGAGATGCGGCGTCAGGTGCCCGTAGGGGGTCCCTCCCACCGACATCGCGGGGCTGTCGCCGCACCTTCCCATGCAGGCGCAGGGAAGAAGGGTGTACATCCCGTCCGCCGTAGTCCCCCCAAGCTCCACCCCCAGCCGCTTTTTCAGGTGCTCGATGATGCCGTCGCAGTCCGCGCACCAGCAGGAGATGGAGTCGCAGACGTGGATCACCTTCTTACCCACCGGCCGGCGGTAGATCATCTCGTAAAAGGTGGCCAGTTCCTCCACCTGCAGCGGCGACAGCCCCAGGAGAGAGGCAGCCTCGGCGACGGCCTCGTCGGTGAGCCAGCCGTAGTGCGCCTGCAGTTCCTTCATCACGTCGACCGCAGCCTCGCGCGGGGTGATGGCGCCTGCCACCCGTTCGGTCAGCGATTTTTTCAGTGCTTCCGATATCATCAGCGTTTCCGCTCCTCGTTTATTACCGGTCCAAATCCGAAAGCACGAAATCCAACGACCCAAGAATGGCCAGGAAATCGGACACCAGCCAGCCGCGGCTTAACACCGGAAGCGACTGGATGTGCGGAAAGGTGGCGGTCCGTATCCTCATGCGGTAGGCGGTATGCAGCCCGTCCGACACGGCGAAATAGCCGTACTCACCCTTCGACCCCTCGATGGGTGCGTAGCACTCCCCTTTCGGGGGGGAGATGCCGCGGGTGGAGTTGACGAAGTGGTGGATCAGCGACTCGATATCTTCGAGGGCGTCCCGTTTCTGCGGCAGAGTGTAGCGGTAGTCAGGGGAGATGAAACGCCCCCCCGGCATCCCGGCCGCGGCCTGCCTCACGATGGAGAGCGACTGCCTCATCTCCTCCATCCGCACTTGGTAGCGTGCGTAGCAGTCGCCCCCTTGCGCCGTCGCCACCTCGAATTCGAAGCGGTCGTAGCCGCCGTAGGGCATTTTCTTCCGGAGGTCCCAGGCGAAGTCGCAGGCGCGCAGGTTGGGTCCGGTGATCCCCCACTCAAGAGCCGTGTCTACGGTGATGGCGGAGACACCTTTCAGCCGCGCCACGAAGATGGGGTTCCCCGAGAGGAGCTTTTCGTACTCGGCGAGCCTTCCCGGGAACCATTCCAGGAAGGAATGCACCTTCTCCTGCCACCCCTCGGGTAGGTCCTCGGCGACGCCGCCGATCCGGAACCAGGCGGGGTGCATCCGGCCGCCGGTGATGAACTCGACGATGTCGAAGATCTTCTCCCGGTCGGTGAAGGTGTAGAAGACCGGAGTCATGGCGCCCAGGTCGGAGGCGAAGGTGCCGAGCCAGACCAGGTGGTTCGCGATCCGGAACAGCTCGCAGAGCATGACCCGGATGTAGATGGCCCGGTCCGGTATCTCGATGCCGCAGAGGGTCTCCACAGAGTTCAGGTAGGCCAGGTTGTTCTGCACCCCCGAGAGGTAGTCCACCCGGTCCGTGTAGGGGATGTACTGGTGCCAGTTCTGCCGCTCGCCGGTCTTCTCCGCGGCCCGGTGGTGGTAGCCTATGTCGCTGTCCATGTCGACGATCTCTTCGCCGGAGAGCTTGAGCACGAACCTGATAACGCCGTGGGTGCCGGGGTGCTGCGGGCCCAAATTCAGGATCAGGGTCTCGTCGTCCACCCGGTCGAAGAAGTCGCCAGCTGGGAGCGCTTTTTGCCTGCGCGCGTCTTCCGCCGTGTAGGGGGGAAGCTCCGTGGCCCGGGCCGGGTGCTCTTTGCGGAGCGGATGCCCGTCCCAATCCGGGGGCATCAGTATCCTTCTCAGGTTGGGATGGCCGGCGAAGCGGATGCCGAACATGTCGTAGGCTTCCCGCTCGTACCAGTTGGCGACCGGGAAGACGGAGGTGATGCTGGGGGCCTCGGGATAACTCCCCTCAAGCTCGGTCTTGATCCTGATCCTCCCCGGGGTGTCGAAGCAGGTGAGGTGGTAATTGACGGTGAAATCCTTGTACTTTTCCCGGTCGCGACGGCAGGACTCGTCCACGCAGGCGATGTCCTCCAGGCGCCTGAAGGGGGACTCCTTGCGCTCTTTGAGGTGCCGGAGCAGTTCCGGCACCAGGCGCGCCGGCGCGCGGTAGGTCAGCATGTCGCAGGCGGTTTCGTCCAGGACCACCTGGCCTGCGAACGCCCCCTGCAGTTCCGCCTGCAGATTGAAGTCGGGGTAGGGGAGCCGGGGCTGTTTCGGGCGCCAGAGCTCGTCGGAGCGCGGGGCCGCGAAGTAGGGGGGCTGCATGGCGCTCCCGCGTATGGCGATCCCCTCCATCCCGGGGCCCCGGGTGTCGCGCGACTTGGTGGCGCCGTCCACCAGGATGGGAGCCACCGTCCCCTGGGTCCCCCCCTGCATCCTCAGCACCGGGCGGGTCGGGCGCTCTTCGCTGCGGATCTTTTGCTGCAGCAGCATCAGCCCTTCCAGGAACGACTCCGGCCGCGGCGGGCAACCCGGGATGTAGAGATCGACCGGGAGTATCTGGTTCACCCCCTGGACCACGCTGTAGACGTCGTACATCCCGCCAGAGTTGGCGCAGCTCCCCATGGAGATAACCCACTTGGGCTCGGC
Proteins encoded in this region:
- the nuoK gene encoding NADH-quinone oxidoreductase subunit NuoK, with amino-acid sequence MTIPLYEVLILASILFAMGLACVVAWRANVIMMLIGIEIMLNAVMLTFVGGSAHWGIAEGQVFSLMIMALTSAEVSLALAMVAYLHRRKQSVDTDDFSSMKG
- the nuoL gene encoding NADH-quinone oxidoreductase subunit L; translation: MQTYLSLMLLFPLFGSVVCALAGRKLPRVLVEVLACATVWGSFACAALAAAAYGAPQTVIIARWFASSDLQIPVSLYLDPLSLSLSLMVGFVCGLIHIYSVFYMRGDEDYARYFALLNLFVFAMLALVLAESLPLLYLGWEGVGFCSYLLIGFWYRDKDNADAGRKAFITTRIGDTALMVALAWLFQLFGTLSITQLNGMGFLMPGSIITALGILFLIAAMGKSAQVPLMVWLPDAMAGPTPVSAMIHAATMVTAGVYLLARMLPLIGSSPTAMAAIAVTGGVTAFYGATCALAQRDLKRVLAFSTISQIGYMMLGVGAGAVTAATFHLLVHAFFKALLFLGAGCVITAMHHEQDIFKMGGLRRTLPVTFWSFLAGAACLAGLPLTGGFFSKDSILLAVWHKGGLLYQSLYLFALLTALITAYYTFRMVYLVFGGSSHAAHETGGLKTMQAVLIPLALLALFGGMLDLPAYLGEGFLGSLFAGVPGGKMVEGPGNEEMALQAIAGALALAGLVAAHVRYGRGREQRIEEAGDESPLFAFLLKGWYFDALYDMLLVRPYQAAARVLWQKVDERMIDDSLDRLAGGVGWTGTWLGRWSTGRVSIYLLSFAAGVAFMIGYLAWIFI
- a CDS encoding complex I subunit 4 family protein; translated protein: MTPDFPILSVLVFLPLAASLLLVALRPAQALARGFALAVALVELALAAFPLLGTSLSATYPSAPKGFFLFEDLPWIERFGIRYTLGMDGISQIMVLLTSFITVVAVLISWKQIKERAPVYYALLLALQCSIQGVFLSLDLFLFYLFFEAMLIPIVFLSGVWGDGRPVYSAIKFFLYTFVGSLLMLVSIITLYLMHGAQTGSYTFALPALVQTSVPYGLALWLFAGFLVAFAVKIPLFPLHSWQPDAYADAPIAGTLILASLLSKTGAYGLIRFAYPLFPEAARAFTPVLYLAAVFVISYGAWIAFAQKDMKRLVAYSSLSHMGFIALGIAAWSPLALSGALLQMVNHAVTTGALFVVVGMLDERAGSRDLPAYGGIWEKVPALSFFFLFFCMASAGLPGLNNFVGEFLVLVGAFKVAPAAALGAFLGIVLTLIYTVRLVQEVLFVRERKPLELKDLTMREAGVLAILALVAVYLGVHPSPVLELFKGPIALLVK
- a CDS encoding NADH-quinone oxidoreductase subunit J family protein; the encoded protein is MERTIFYILAAVTVIGTLCAITARQAVRAIVYLVTSFFALALIFYLLGAPFVAALEVIIYAGAIMVLFLFVIMMVEVASPEKLAKPAFSDWWPALVLVLVVVASLTVLVTGQAPPVPGAGAQTVRQFSQVLFTRYGVAIELVSMQLLFALVGALYLGRRR
- a CDS encoding GxxExxY protein, whose translation is MDPNLVTGHIIDAAMKVHTALGPGLLESAYEACLLYELHKRKMAASSQIILPVRYDGLKIDVGYRMDLLVENKVVVELKSVDFLQPIHTAQLLTYLKLSGKDLGCLLTSMSLT
- a CDS encoding NADH-quinone oxidoreductase subunit N, with amino-acid sequence MIIPDLHTIMPIIITGVGALVVLLCGPLLLSGTTSSIAAVTAAAAGLWAIFTAPSAVPAVAGLTFTPLAQFLIPLFCAAALLTLLLSHGYNENRAIKGEEYPATVLFALFALCVLPCASNLLILFLAIESVSFAFYILVTMDLQRAESGEAGLKYLLMGAVAAAFTAFGFALIFAGSGTLELAGAVPHADNRAIVAAGWGVVIMGMAFKLSLVPAHLWTPDVYQGAPAPVAAFLSTSSKVAAASLLLMLLTFSPPMPELRIPLVLLSLLSMVVGNLAALRQQNIKRMLAYSSIAHMGYLTLALLTGTREGYAALLLYGAIYTAMNLAAFGAIASLSLEKERDQIADYSGLGFSAPLRGGVLALAMLALAGLPPTGGFIGKFFIFYSAIKGGETALAIVGIISAAVSSFFYLKVVASLYMHRSSSPAPRAAAAADAVALCCAAAFILLLGVFPAPLLRLVDAALQ